AGGCCGGCTACACTTTCTCACCTAATATCGCTTATTTACACCAGCTCTCCTCGAACCCAACCCCATGGCACATCGGCGTATCTCTCGGGCCTCAGTTTAGCGACAGCAAATTTAACAATGTTTACTATGGTGTCGATCAGCAATTTGCCACAACCAATCGACCAGCCTACACGTCCAGCGGCGGTTACTCTGGTGCACGTGCATCGCTAACATTGACATCCAAAAGCCGCAAACGCTTACTGATTGTGTTCTTACGTTATGACAATATTAGCGGTGCTGAGTTTGACGACTCCCCATTGGTTGAAACAGACAATAATCTGGCTATTGGCTTTATCTACAGTCATTATCTATGGAAATCAAAAAAAACAACTTCCCAGTAGAGCCCTAATCCCCAGATAGAAACGCGATGTAATGTGCGAGATATTGATTTCACAGTGAAACAAAAAATATTAGTCGCACCCGTAGGTTCGGCGGCTATTTTTTGTTTCACTGTGGGATCAAGAGCTTGTGCAGTATACGTGTTTCTATCTGGGGATTAGGGTAGAGCCTTATGTAGCAAACAAAGCTCTTCATACTCCCTATAGTTGTGTTGCTTGCAAGCAACACAACGGACTGTAGCTATTACCAAGCCGTTAAGGTAAGCTTCACCGCCGCCATCTCGGCGGCTCCCGCCATAAAACGCATCAAACTGAGACATATACTATGAGTTTTTCCTCTCTGGGCTTATCGGCTCCGATTCTTCAAGCTGTCGCCGAAAAAGGCTACGACACGCCTTCACCCATTCAAACGCAAGCAATACCTGCCATTATTGAAGGCAAAGATGTCATGGCGGCCGCACAAACAGGCACTGGAAAAACAGCAGGCTTTACCCTGCCATTATTGGAGTTATTATCACAAGGGGAGCGTGCTCAGGCTAACCAAGTGCGCGCCCTTGTGCTCACACCCACTCGTGAGCTAGCAGCTCAGGTTGCTGAAAGCGTCGCTACCTATGGCAAAAATTTACCATTGCGCTCTGCCGTTGTATTTGGTGGCGTCAAGATCAACCCTCAAATGATGAAGTTACGCCAAGGCGTCGATATTTTGGTCGCCACACCTGGCCGCTTACTCGATCTATACCATCAAAATGCAGTGGAATTTAAACAGCTCGAAATATTAGTGCTGGATGAAGCAGACCGTATGCTTGACATGGGTTTTATTCGTGACATCAAAAAAATTATCGCGGCCTTACCTAAACAACGTCAAAACCTGTTGTTTTCGGCTACATTTTCGAATGACATTCGCAACCTCGCCAAAGGTTTGGTTAAAAACCCTGTGGAAATTTCAGTTAGTCCACGTAATACCACGGTGAAAACAGTTGACCATTGGATATGTCCGGTCGATAAAAAACAAAAATCAGCACTGCTCATCGAATTAATTCACAGTGAGGAGTGGCAACAGGTGTTGGTCTTTTCGCGAACCAAGCATGGTGCCAACCGCTTAACACGTCAGCTAGAAACAGCGGGCATTAAAGCCGCAGCGATTCACGGCAACAAAAGCCAGGGCGCAAGAACTAAAGCTTTAGCAAATTTTAAAAATGGTTCGGTTCGTGTCTTGGTCGCCACCGATATTGCAGCACGAGGCATAGATATCGACCAACTGCCACAGGTGGTCAATTTTGATTTGCCCAGTGTACCTGAAGACTATGTGCACCGAATCGGCCGCACCGGCCGCGCTGGCTCTAGCGGCCAAGCCGTCTCCTTAGTCTGCGCCGATGAAGTCAAGCAACTATCAGATATTGAGCGACTTATTCAACAACTGTTACCACGAAAAATGGTTGATGGCTTTGAACCCACGCATGATGTGCCAACGACCCATTTAAATAAACCAAGACAAACCAAGAAACCCAAAAAAGTAAAATTTGAACACAAGGATGGACAACGTTCTGGAGAAAATGCGCAGGGCCATAAGCACGGCGCCAGAAAAAAATATGGTGGCCAGCAAAAAACGTCAGGCGGCAACGTTCAACGCCAAAATAATACGCGAAGAAACACTGGCGGCTAGCTAAGGGATGTTAAATATAGGTCTGACAAATAGCAAAACTGCGCGCTATATCTGCCTGACTCTAAACGAACGTCCTTTCAATTTTCCATTCTGTAATTTTTTCAGTGCAACCTGAGCCACGTCACGATTAATGGCGACGTAAGCCCAGCTATCACAAATTTGAATCTTGCCAACCTGGCTGCCTGCGATACCAACATCGCCAGTCAGCGCACCTAAAATATCACCCGGCCTAACTTTTTGTCTTTTGCCACCATCAATTTGTAATGTTGTCATGGATGGT
This genomic window from Gammaproteobacteria bacterium contains:
- a CDS encoding DEAD/DEAH box helicase, which codes for MSFSSLGLSAPILQAVAEKGYDTPSPIQTQAIPAIIEGKDVMAAAQTGTGKTAGFTLPLLELLSQGERAQANQVRALVLTPTRELAAQVAESVATYGKNLPLRSAVVFGGVKINPQMMKLRQGVDILVATPGRLLDLYHQNAVEFKQLEILVLDEADRMLDMGFIRDIKKIIAALPKQRQNLLFSATFSNDIRNLAKGLVKNPVEISVSPRNTTVKTVDHWICPVDKKQKSALLIELIHSEEWQQVLVFSRTKHGANRLTRQLETAGIKAAAIHGNKSQGARTKALANFKNGSVRVLVATDIAARGIDIDQLPQVVNFDLPSVPEDYVHRIGRTGRAGSSGQAVSLVCADEVKQLSDIERLIQQLLPRKMVDGFEPTHDVPTTHLNKPRQTKKPKKVKFEHKDGQRSGENAQGHKHGARKKYGGQQKTSGGNVQRQNNTRRNTGG